The Bernardetia sp. ABR2-2B DNA window ATTATGGCTATCAAGGAATTATGTCTGTTGTAGATGCTCTCCTTGACCGTAAAGACGTAGTTGTTTATGATTCTGAATCACACGCTTGTATCTTAGATGGACTTAGAATGAGCCTTGCCAAACGTTATGTTTTTCCTCACAATAATATCGAAAATTGTGAAAAGCAATTAGAAAGAGCGACTAAATATGTAGAAAATACAGGAGGAGCAATTTTGGTAATCACAGAAGGTGTCTTTGGAATGCTTGGCGACCAAGGTAAATTAAAAGAAATTGTTGAGCTTCGTAAAAAATATAACTTCCGTATGCTTGTAGATGATGCTCATGGCTTCGGCACAATGGGCGAAACAGGAATCGGAACAGGAGAAGCACAAGGCGTTCAAGATGAAATTGATATTTATTTCTCTACATTTGCCAAATCTATGGCAAGTATTGGAGCGTTCGTTTCAGGTCCAGAAGACGTAATTAATTATTTGCGTTATAATATGCGCTCTCAGATTTATGCCAAAACATTGCCTATGCCACTTGTAGTAGGTAATATGAAACGTTTGGAAATGCTTCGTACTATGCCAGAGCTAAAGGACAATCTTTGGAAGGTCGTACGTGCGCTTCAAGACGGATTGCGTGAAAATGGATTCAATATCGGAGAAACAGATTCGCCAGTTACACCCGTATTTTTGAGTGGTGGAAATAATGAAGCAGGTAATCTTATCATTGACCTTCGTGAAAATTATTTTATTTTCTGTTCAGTCGTGATTTATCCAGTTGTTCCTAAAGATGTAATTATGCTTCGTCTTATTCCGACGGCAGCACATACATTAGAAGACGTAAATCAAACTATTGAGGCATTCAAAGCTGTTTCTGATAAGCTCAAAAATGGAGTTTATGCAAATAACGAAATTAGTGCTGCCATCTAATATAATTGGTATTTATCTATTACTATTCTTATTTTCCTAAAATTAGGATTTATAGTATATTTATTTACTAACTAATTGCTTTTCAAGTTGTTAAGCTATTATTTAGTTATCAAAAATAAAAAAAACAATTTTCTATTTGAGAAATATATAACTAAAATCAAAAAAAAACACCTCAAAACGCTGTTTTTGATAGTTTTGTTAGTATATTGTCCCTTAAATAGAGCTATAAAGGCATTTTGCCTTATGTTCATTTTGCTTTTAAAAGCATTTTTTAAAATTAAATTTATAACCTTCAATTTACTTTTCACTATGGGTCGTTATCAAGAAGTCGAAGACTTAATTACAGCATTAAAAGAAGATTTTTCTAAATTCTACGATAAAGAAAATCAAGCAGCAGGAACTCGTATCCGTAAAGGAATGCAAGAACTTAAAAAAGTTGCTCAAGAAATCCGTACTGAAGTACAGGAAACTAAAAACAAACGTACTGAAGCTGCTAAAAAGTAATTTTTACTTTAAAGAAACTTCTTTACTCTTGTTATGAGAAAAACCATTTCTATTTTTTATAGAAGTGGTTTTTTGTTTTGGGTTTTCTAATGCACCTTTTCATCTTCCAAACTATCATCAGCATCAAGTTCTAGGGTAGCATGATGAACAGAATGGTGTAGAAGTTTGTGCCTAATTACTAATTTTAGTCGTTCCCAACGTTGGAGTGGTGTTTCTATATTATTATTTTCAAAAATATATTTCTTCAAAACGATATGAACAGTTAGTGCATTTTCTGTGCTACTCAATGCCCAAACATGCATGTGATGAACAGTTTCTATTTCCTCTATTTCTAAAAGAGATTCTTTTATTTCTTTTATTTTTATGCTGCTCGGAACACCATCTAAGACTAAACGAATACTTTCATTAAAGAGATTCCAAGTCGAAATCAAAACAACAACTGCAATTACAAGACTAATAATAGGGTCTATAATTGTCCACCCTGTAAAATAAATAATCGTTCCTGCGACTACTACTCCCACCGAAACGAGCGCATCAACAAGCAAATGTAGAAAAGCCCCTTTTACATTAATATCATCTTTTTGTCCTTTAAAAAATAAAAAAGCAGAAACTGTATTTATCAAAACGCCAATTGCAGAAACTACAATAATCGTTGTGCCAGTCAAAGAAGAAGGAGTTGTAAAACGTTCAATGGCTTCATAAATAATCCCTCCAGCCACAGCCACAAGCAAAACCGAATTGATAAGAGAAGCCAACAAAGAAGCTTTTTTGAATCCGTACGTATAACTCAAAGTAGCCGTTTTTTTAGCAAGTTTCATTCCTATAAGAGCCAAAATAAGACTTCCCACATCGCTCAAATTATGAGTTGCATCTGATAAAAGAGCCAAAGAATTGGTAGAGTATCCATAAACAAACTCAATAACTGTAAAAATAATATTGAGAATAATACCGATATAAAAGGCTGAATTGATATTTTCCAAACTTTTAGGAGCATGTTCGTGGCTATGTCCTGTATGATTATGAGTGTGTGAGTGTGACATAAATTGAAGTTTAAAAAAATGGAATAAAGTATATTATACTCTCAAAAGTAAAAAATAAGCAGCGCAATTTTGTTACATTGATGTTATATTAATAGAATTTGGCTTAATTTTGTTGATTATCTATTTTTAGTTTTGATATTACTTTTTCCCTTCTAATTCTTTGCTAATGACTATTTTTTTACGTTTATATTCTGTTTTTGAAAATCATATTCTCAAAAACTCTGTTTTCAGTTTTCTTTTTCTATTTTTATTATTTTATTCTTTTGAAGGAGTTGCTCAATTTTCGACGATTTTAGAGGGAAAAATAGCTCCCGCTTCTTCATACGAATTAGTCATAGAATATCAATACCAGTATTTGACATATCAACCCAAAAGACAACTTCTTACGACAAATGAAAAAGGAGAGTTTAATTTTACTATTCCTCTAAAAAAATCTACTTGGATTTTGTGGAAATGTAAAGATAAACAAGGGCAAGTTTATCTACACGTAGGGGATAGCTTGAATATGCAAGTAGAATTAGGAGCTTTACCTTATGGAACAAAATTCTCTGGATTGGGAGCTGCCGAAAACAACTTTCTGCAAAAATGGGAAATAGAGTTTGGTAATAGTTTGAAAAGTGCTTTGTATCCAAAGAAATATAAAAACTTAAATGAAAAGAACTTTAAAAATGAAGTAGAGAAATTACGTAAAAATCAGTTCAAATTATTAGAGGAAACGATAGGAAAAAAACCTCTTTCAGATGATTTTATTTTAGCAATGGAACAAAAAATCACTTATGAAAATGCAAATCATTTGGCAGAATATTCTGTTTTACATGCTTTTCTGAATGACAAAGCCCCACAGGTTTTGTCTAAAGAATATTACTCTTTTTTTGAAGAGACGATTATTCAAAGTCCTTCTGCACTCAATCAACCTGCTTATTTGCGTTTTTTGAGGAACTATTTAGAATTTCGTTATACTCAATCTCATAAAGAAACATCTCTAAAAGCCTATTCAGATTTGTATTATCCATTTCTTTTCGAAATCACAGAAAATGAACTTTTAGGAAGCGTACAGGCTCATGCACAGGCTATCTTGATTATGGAATTAATTCAATTAAAAAATAAGCAAGGAAATGAAGATGTATATAAAAACTACCTTGAAAAATATTTAGAGAAACATAAAGAAGACAAATCAGCTTCTATTCTGAATCAATTTGTAGAGAAAATCGAGAAAATACAAGTGGGAAAACTAGCTCCTAATTTTTCGTTACAAGATATAACTGGCGCAACTATAAAACTATCTGACTTTAGAGGAAAAATAGTTTACTTATTCTTTAGTTCATTAGAGAATGAATTTACAGAAAATCATTTACAAGGTTTTGAATATCTCAATAACCAACTAGATAATCAAACTGAAAAAAAATCAAATGAAGTAGTTTTCCTTTGGGTTCAAACATCAAAATTAACTTCTTCAATTTCAAATAAAAAAATAGAAGAGAAATTTAAAAAATTGAATATTACCTCCTTAGCTTGTTATTTTTCGGATACTTTAGGATATAATCTGAATGGTTTGCCAACAGCTTTTTTGATAGACAAGAAAGGTAAATTAGCTTATTCTACAACAAAACTTCCTTCTGATGTAGGGCTGTTAGAAGATATTAATTATTTATTGAATAACCGTTAAACACTCTCAATATTAGCTGTTCTAATAAGTTTTTCTTTATCTAAAATTTTGATTTGTTTTCCCTTTAATTCTATAATTTTGTCAGTATTAAGCTCTGAAAGATAGCGAATAGCACTTTCGGTAGCCGTTCCGACAAGATTTGCTATTTCTTCTCTGCTCAACCGAACATCAATGATTTGTGGTTTTTCTTTATCTTGATAGCGACTATGAAGTAATAAAAGCACTTCTGCAAGACGTTCTCTAACTGATTTTTGCATCCAGTTTGTGAGACGTTTTTCCATATCTTGCGTGTCATGTGCCATTATTTGCATCATTTTTCTAGGAAAATCTTTATTTTCATCTAGCAGTTCTGAAAAGGTAGACGTTGGTAAAAAACAAACCACAGCATCATCTAAAGCTTCTGCCGAAACGTTATAAGGCATTTGACTAAGAAGCGAATTATAACCCAAAACATCACCACCAGAAACTATTTTGACAATTTGTTCTTTTCCATCAATTCCCAACTTTGTCAGTTTTACTTTTCCTTCATAAATACAATGTATGCCAATAGCACGAGAACCTTCAGAAAATAGATTTTGTCCTCGTTTGTAAAAATTGCAGCCTTTATTAACTGAAATAGTTTCGACTTCTTCTTCTGACAAATCACAAAAAACCGATGCTGTACGCTTGGGGCAAGTTTCACATTTTGGAAATTCAATTGTCTTCTTTCTCATATATTGGTTCAATTTTAGTCTTTGTTTCAATTTGTTTCTAAAATAGACAATAAAAGATGAAACTTCAAGCTACAATTTTCAGTTCTAGTATATTTCTACACAAAAAACTTGATACTTTAATATACTACTTTGTAGAAGGCAGAATATTGAAGTATCAAGTTGTTAAAACTAATCTTATAAATACTTATTAAAAGTTATCATGGTTTGTTACAGGTAGTTTAGACATCTTGTCTGAACATAAGAAAACAGCCATACTACTAGACATTTTTACTAAATAGGTCAGTCCCAAAGGGCAGACCATTTATTGAAACTAGAAACACACAAAATATCACTACAAACGGTCTGCTCTACGAGGCTGACCTACATGAAAATAAAGAACCAATAGCTTTTGTATAGTAGTATGGAAAACAGCCTTTATTTATCTCAGTCAGTTTGGAAGACTGATATACAAAAAAAACTGTGATAACGCTCATTCTAACAAAAAACAAAATGAACTTACTGAAAATTGTCCAAAGTTTAGAAAACAAAACAGACCAAAAACGTTTTGAGTTTATCATTGATTTCTTGACAGAAAATGAAATAAAATATCAAATTCATAATTATAAGACAGGAAAAAATATAATTATCAAGACAAATGAAAACGGAGAAACAGACAAGCCTTATATCGGAATAAGTTCGCATTTTGATGTTGTTCCTAATTCGGGTGGCGCAAATGATAATGCAACTTCGATAGCTGTTTGTTTAGATATTTTAATGAAGATAAAAAACGAACTAAATAGAAATCCTTCTTTTTTAGAAAATCTAGATTTTGATATAACTGTTTTTATTTTTGATGAAGAAGAAAGACAGCTTTTAGGTTCAAGAGCTTATGTAATGGAATATGGAAGACAAGAAATACGAAAAGGAAAACTAATTGGGCTTATAAATCTTGAAATGTTGGGACAGGGAGACAAATTAGCACTTTGGAATTTAGAGAACGCTATAAACGGGAGCAAAAATAAGGAAACAAGAAAATTACTAAAAACATTAGAAAAAACAGCCAAAGAGAATGGTATTTTCACAAAACGTTTTGATAAAATTGTTACTAATTCGGCAGACCACGTTAGTTTCAGACACGCAAAACTTCAAGATGCCTTTACCATTACATCTATTTCTCAAAAGGATATAGATATTTCTTACCAGTATTACGAAGCACAAGAAAAGGGAGAGAGTTTTTTCAAATTAGAAGAAATTATAAGTCAAGCTCCTATTTTTGAGCATTATCACAAACCAAGCGATGTGAGTGAACATTTAAATGAAAGAAGTATGCAAAGAGTGTCTGATTTAATTTGGGAAACATTACAGAATTTTTGAATAGGAAAATATTGTAACTGATTAGCGAGAGATTTATATGATTAAATATAAGATAACACAACTGAAACTGACTCAATAAATTAAAATCTTATTTACAAATAATCTTATTTTTTAGAGTATATTTGTTTTAACTTAGAAGTTGTTTAAGAATGGGTTTTATAGGTATGTTTGTTGGTGTCGCTTCGCTAAAACACCAACAAAAGCAGTGTTATTTTTCCTTAGAACTGGGTTTGCAACCCAAGTCTAAGAAAAAACGAGTATTCTTAAACAGCTTCTTAGTATCTATAAACTCTTGATTTTTCATTTCAAAATTTTCCAAAAAACTTACTAGTAATTGATTACAACCAAACTCCCAAAAGTAGGCACAACTATTTTTACTGTCATGTCTGCACTTGCTCAAAAACATAATGCAATCAATCTTTCACAAGGTTTTCCTGATTTTAAAGTCAATGAAAATTTGGTAAAAGAAGTAACAAAGGCAATGAATAGTAATTTTAATCAGTATGCTCCAATGGCTGGTTTTATGCCTTTACGTGAACAAATTGCTCAAAAAACAGAAAAAATCTATGCCATCTCTCCAAACCCTGATACTGAAATTACGGTTCTTTCGGGAGCTTCGGAGGGAATTTTTGCTGCTATTGCTGCCACAGTTAGAGAAAATGACGAGGTAATTATTTTCGAACCTGCCTATGATTTGTATGTTCCTGCTGTTGAGCTTCAAGGTGGAGTTGTAAGGCATGTTTCTCTATCTGCACCTAGTTTCAGACCCGATTTTGAACAGCTCAAACGTATTATTTCTCCAAAAACTCGTTTGATTGTCTTCAATACGCCACACAATCCAACAGGAACAACATGGACGAGAGAAGATTTGAAAACTCTGGATTCGCTTTTAGAAGGAAGCAATATTTTGGTTATTAGTGATGAGGTATATGAGCATCTTGTTTTTGATAATCAGAAACATCAAAGTGTTCTTTCTTACCCAAACCTAAGAAAACGTTCATTTGCTGTTTTTTCGTTTGGCAAAACTTTTCATGCAACAGGCTGGAAAGTAGGTTATGTGATTGCACCCAAAGAACTTACTGCTGAACTTCGAAAAATTCATCAATATATTACTTTTAGCACCGTTACACCAATTCAAGTTGCGCTATCAGAGTTTTTGAAAGAGGAAGAAAATTACATTCATTTAGCTCAATTCTATCAAGAAAAAAGAGATTATTTATGTAAACTTTTAGCTCAAACTAATTTTACTTTCACTCCCACTCAAGGAACTTATTTTCAGCTCGTAGATTATTCTAAAATATCTGACCAAAAAGACACTGATTTTGCCATTTGGCTAACTGAAAATATAGGTGTTGCAAGTATTCCTATTTCTCCTTTTTATCAAAATTCAACTAATAATTCAGCCAAAATACTACGTCTTTGCTTTGCAAAAAATAATGAAACATTAGAAAAAGCTGTGGAGAAATTGGGTAAACTATAAATAATTTGCGCTCTTAAATCGCCAAATCATCTTCAATAGATTCTGTTTTTTCTTTGTTTTGTCTAGCCAATACGGCAAAGCCAAAGGTAAGAACACCAACACGTCCTACAAACATCAAACAGATAACTATTATTTTCCCTGCATTACTTAAATCTCCAGTTATCCCCATACTTACACCTACTGTACCAAGTGCAGAAGCTGTTTCAAAGACTATTTTATCTAAAGAATGAACTTCTGTAAAAGAAAGTAGAAAAGTTGCTAAGAAAATAATGCTCGTATAAAGAATAAACGTAGAAGTAGCTACATAAAGCCTTTCAAAAGGAATTGTTCTGTTTAAAAAATTGATGCGCTTATCTCCTCTCAATCTACTCCAAAGGATAGAAAGCATAGCCGTAAGTGTCGTAATTTTCATTCCTCCTGCTGTTCCAGATGGAGAAGCTCCTACATACATCAAAAAAACAGTTAAAACAATCATAGGCATTGCCAAACTCCCCAAAGGAATTGTATTAAACCCTACGGTTGTCATGGCAGTCATAGCTTGAAAAAAAGAAGCAAGTAATCGTTTATCCCAAGGAAGCGACATTACCAAAGGTTCAGCAAAATAGAAAAATAGTGTTCCTGCTGAAAGAAGAATAGCAAAACCATAGAAAATAATTTTTGTGGTAAATGTTATTTTGTCGGACTTTCCTCTTATTCTGTTCCAAATATCTGTAACCACAATAAAACCCATAGAACCCGTGATGGCAAGAATAGAAATGACAACATTTATAAAAACATTATCTCTCATAGACTCAAAACTATCTCCAAAAAGAGCAAAACCAGCCGTACAGAATGCCGAAACACTATGATAAATACCACTCCATAGTGCTTCTCCAAATTCCATCCCTTGATTCATGAAAGAAATCATAAAACAAACTGCTCCAAAGGTTTCCATGATAATGGTAAAAAATATAACAGAGGGAATAAAATCTTGAATCATGAAACCTTTTGGTAACGCAAATGAAGCGTTTACCATTTTCTCATGCCAAGGTGTGATTTTTCTAGTCGTAGAAAGTAGATAATAAGTTGTCAAAGACATATAGCCAATTCCTCCTACTTGAAAGAGAAGCATAATTACAAACTGTCCTCCAATATTATACGAATCGAAGACGCTAATCGTAACAAGTCCAGTAGTGGAAACAGCAGAAGCAGAGATGAAAAGATTATCTAAAAAACCTGTATCTTGTTTATGTAGAAATGGCAAACTCAAAAGCAACCAACCCAGTAAAATATATGCCAAAAAACCTAGCATAATATTGAACTGAGGTGATTTGCTATCTCTCAAATATTGATAGTAAAAAAATACACTCTTCATTTTGAATCAAATAAAAATGATAGTTAAAAAAATGAATAAATCTGTCTAATAAGTAAAAAGTGTTCTAAAATGTTTATGATTTATTAAATTATTATTCGATAACTTACTCTTTTATTGCCATCATAAGTCCATCACGCAAAGGTAAAAGCATACTAAAAGTACGATTGTCTATTTTATTTTTTTTGTTATACTCTATTAATGCCCTAGTATCTTTATCATTTTTCTTTAGTTCTGAATCATCTTTTAATACTTTACCACTCCAAAGTACATTATCAGCTATTATAATTCCTCCTTTTCTGACTTTATCAAAAACTAAGTCATAATACAGTCCATAATTAGACTTATCAGCATCGATAAAAACCATATCCCATTCTTCATTTTCTATTAGAATTGTCGGAATAATGTCAGCAGCATTTCCCAAATGCAGCCTTACTTTGTCTTTCAAACCTGCTTTCTCTACAAACTCTCTTGTAATGCTTTCTTGCTCTACATTATTATCAATAGTATGTAAAACTCCATTTTCTTGTAAACCCTGTGCTAAACAGATAGCAGAATACCCTGTATAAGTTCCGATTTCAAGAATACGTTTTGGTTGTATCAGCCTTGAAATCATTTGTAAAAAATTTCCCTGCAAGTGTCCAGAAAGCATACGAGGCTTGTTGGCTCTCAAATGCGTTTGTCGGTCTAGTTCTTTTAAAACGGGTAGTTCATCTTGAGAATGTGCTAAAGCATAGTTTTCTAGGTCTTGTAGTAGTTCTGGTGGTAGAAAATCCATTTTTATTTAATTACGAATGAAAAATTACGAATTACGAATGAAATGAAGTATTTTTGAAGACTAAAATATAATTTCAAAATTATCAACCAAACTGAATGTTTATTAAAAGTATTCACCTTACTCATTTCCGAAATCACGAAGATACAAAATCTACTTTTGAAGAACACATAAACTGTTTGGTTGGCAAAAACGGAAGTGGAAAAACAAACCTTTTAGACGGAATTTATTATCTCTGTATTGGTCGTGGTGCGTTTAGTTACACCGATACACAACACTTGCAACATGGAAAGACTTTTTTTTCGTTGAAAGGAACTTTTGATAAAGAAAATAGAAAAAATACGGTTCATTGTATTGTAGAAAAAGGAAAACAGAAAGTTATAAAACTCAATAACAAACCTTATCCAAAAATAAGCGAACATGTTGGAAATTTCCCTTGTGTTTTACTTGCTCCCAACGATACTGATTTGATAAGAGAAGGCAGCGAACTTCGTCGCAATTTTTTTGATACCATTATTTCTCAAATTCATAAAAACTATATTCAGTTACTGATAAAACAAAAGCAGATTTTAAAACAACGAAACCAACTTTTGAAAGATGCTGACCAGCAAGAGAGTTTTTTAAAAAAAGATGTTTTAGAGATTTATAATGCACAGCTTTTACCTATTTTTTCAGAAATTCATCGTTTTAGAAGTGATTTTATAAAAGAATTTATGCCTATTTTTTCAGAAATTTATGCAGCTTTGGCAGATGAAAAAATGACCATAAACTATCGTTCACACCTTACAGAAGAAGAAAAAAGCGAACGTTCAAAGAAGAAAGTCCTCAGTTTTGAAGAAGTATTTAAAGGAAATTTGCTCAAAGATTTGATTTTACAACGAACTGAAAAGGGAACTCACCGAGACGATTACAAATTCTTATTAAGAAAAAAAACATTGAAACATTATGGCTCACAAGGACAGCAAAAATCCTTTGTCATTGCTTTAAAATTAGCTACTTTTTCTATTATTTATAATCAAACACAGATAAAACCAATCTTACTCTTAGATGATATTTTTGATAAGCTAGACGAAACCAGAATTAAAAACCTCTTAAAGCTCCTTTCAAAATCTGATTTCGGACAAGTATTTGTAACCGATGCAAGACCAGAGAGAACAAGAAAACTACTAGATTCTTTTGGCAGACCGATTGCTTTTTTTGAAGTGAAAGATGGGAGTATTGTAAATGATGAATGATAAATATATATACTTTGAAATTTTATTTAAAGTCGTTAGATTGTATTTTATTAGACACTTTAATTAGGAAAGAAGCAAATGTAATTTATCAAAAACTTTAAGTGAATGAAACTTAACCCTTTTAGAAAAAATAGAAAAAACAAAATAGACTTTAATCTTCCAAAGGTTTACCGAACAAAAACCATTAGAGGAGTATCAATGCCTGGTATCATTAGAAATGGAACTCATTTTTTTGTTGATTTAGAAGTGTACGAAGATGGACGTGTGGAATGCTGGAACTTTGAAGATTTTGAACACTTTAAAAAGGATGTAAAGAGAGGCTGGGTTTCAGTTAGTATTCCTAACAGAGAAAACATATCAATTCATGGTCTTGGTAGCTGGAGTATAAATGATGGTATTTGGATACACAACAAAGAATCATTTATTGATTATGTATGGTCAGTTATCAAATACCTAAACCCAAACTTAGATAACCTGTATAGTTATTCAGAAAAAAGGGAAAACAACATTATAATTGGTGAGAGTGGGAAAGGTAAAATTTATAAGGAAAATAAAAGAATTCCTGACGACCCTTTTCCTAAAAAGGTAATAGGAAAGGGAGCTAATCTGTTCCTAAAAGATAAAGAAGATAAATATCATTTAATAAGATTAGATATTTATAATGAAGAGTCTATAATAGTCAGCCGACTTGAAAAATCTTTTGAAATAACATTGGCTCAGCTTGAACAAATGATTTTAGAAGGAAAATTATTATCTGAACTACCAAATGGAGTGCAAGTAAATATTTTGGGACTAGGAAACTTCAAAGTAGAAGAAAAACAGTACGCTACGAGAATATCAGAAAAACTACTTGAAATAAAAGACACCATCAGAAAACTGGAAGGAAAGCCTTCAACTATTGAAACATGTATAAAAATACATCAACAATACACTGCAAACCCCACTAATGATTTAAGAGAACAACTAAAAGAGGCTTATGAAAATATTCCTGAACATGAACGAGCTTATGTAGGTGACATGGATGTGAAAGACACAATAATTAGAATGATAATATATGGAGAACAGGAAATAGAGAACTGGTCACATTATCAACTTGCAAAGAGAATGGGAGAAGAACTTCCTTCTATCAGTATTCCAAAACCAAAAAACGATTAAAAAAATAAATTTAATGTTGATTGAAAAATTCTCGTCTTTGTTGGTCACCGTAACGCCAAGTCGAAACTAAAAACCAACAACGGCATTGAACTTTACTTGATAGTTTATATTTGCACAATTTCAACGTAATTTTTAATTCGTAATTCGTAATTAATGAAATTAATTCCCCACCCCATTTTATGCAATTACTACCTTACTTATCGCTGCAATGCAACGTGTAGTTTTTGTGATATTTGGGAAAAACCATCGCCTTTTGTAAAGGTAGAAAATGTAGAAAAAAACCTTTCAGACCTTAAAAAATTAGGCGTAAAGGTAATCGACTTTACAGGGGGAGAACCACTTTTACATCCACAATTAGACACTTTTTTAGAGATTGCTAAGAAGAAAAAGTTTATAACAACTGTTACTACAAACGGAATTCGTTATCCAAAACTAGCCGAAAAACTCAAAGGAAAAATAGATATGTTGCATTTTTCTTTAGATGCAGCCGACAGAGAAACACACGACAAAATGCGTGGCGTAAAGTGTTTTGATAAAGTAATGGAGTCAATAGAAATAGCTAAATCTTTAGGTGAGCGACCAGATATTTTGTGTACAGTCTTTGAAGGGAATTTTGAGGAAGTAGAAAAAATCTATGAAACTATCACTTTGAAAAATAAATTAGTTTTGATTCTTAATCCTGTTTTTGAGTATAACTCTGTGGATACATTGGGAAATTTGAATGCAGCTTATTTAAAAAAATTACTCCAATTCTCTAAGAAAAAATTAGTTTATCTCAATGAAGCCTTTATAGATTTGCGATTAGAAGGAGGAAATCATATTGAAAAACCGATTTGTAAGGCTGCTAGTTCGACGCTCGTTATTTCTCCAGAAAACAAACTCGTTTTGCCTTGTTACCATTTGGGAAAAGAAGAATTTGAAATCAATGACAATTTGTACGATTTATATCATTCTGACAAAATAAAAATGCTCATTTCAGAGGAGGGAAAACTACCTGAGTGTGAAGGCTGCACCATTAATTGTTATATGCAGCCTTCTTTTGCTGTGGAGATAAATCGTTTTTTTTGGAAAGCACTTCCTAGTACACTCAAATATAACTTTATGAAAGAAACTTGGAAGAATTTGATTTAGGTACTTTCTTTTTTCTCTTCTACTTCTTCGAATAACTGTTCTAGCATTTCGGTTGTAATAGGCTTTACAACATATTTATCTACAATAGAATAACTTTCAGCTTTTTCTATGTATTCTGGAACAATAGAAGAAGTTATAATATAAATAATTACTTTCTTCTCTACTGGCTCAATAAAATTTTCTATGATTTCATCTAAAAATTGCCATCCATCAATAACAGGCATATTCAAGTCTAAAAATATCACATTAGGAATATTTCGCCCAGAACGCAACCTCGGCTTGAGTGAATTGAGAGCTGCCTCTCCGTCCTTAAAAAACTCTATATAATTAGAAAAATCTACCATCTTCATTACCTTATCGGCAAGATAAGTATAAATAGGGTCATCATCTATTACACAAACATGATTAAATTTTGGCATTTAGTGTAGCTTTAATCGTCATTTTATTTATCTTTTTATCAAAAACCTAAACAAAA harbors:
- a CDS encoding pyridoxal phosphate-dependent aminotransferase family protein, with product MDLFEKLKTNRGPLGQFSSIAHGYFAFPKLEGELKPRMKFRGKEVLTWSLNNYLGLGNHPEVRKADTEATKDWGLAYPMGSRMMSGNSNTIEEFESQLSDFVQKEDTFILNYGYQGIMSVVDALLDRKDVVVYDSESHACILDGLRMSLAKRYVFPHNNIENCEKQLERATKYVENTGGAILVITEGVFGMLGDQGKLKEIVELRKKYNFRMLVDDAHGFGTMGETGIGTGEAQGVQDEIDIYFSTFAKSMASIGAFVSGPEDVINYLRYNMRSQIYAKTLPMPLVVGNMKRLEMLRTMPELKDNLWKVVRALQDGLRENGFNIGETDSPVTPVFLSGGNNEAGNLIIDLRENYFIFCSVVIYPVVPKDVIMLRLIPTAAHTLEDVNQTIEAFKAVSDKLKNGVYANNEISAAI
- a CDS encoding histone H1, which gives rise to MGRYQEVEDLITALKEDFSKFYDKENQAAGTRIRKGMQELKKVAQEIRTEVQETKNKRTEAAKK
- a CDS encoding cation diffusion facilitator family transporter; the protein is MSHSHTHNHTGHSHEHAPKSLENINSAFYIGIILNIIFTVIEFVYGYSTNSLALLSDATHNLSDVGSLILALIGMKLAKKTATLSYTYGFKKASLLASLINSVLLVAVAGGIIYEAIERFTTPSSLTGTTIIVVSAIGVLINTVSAFLFFKGQKDDINVKGAFLHLLVDALVSVGVVVAGTIIYFTGWTIIDPIISLVIAVVVLISTWNLFNESIRLVLDGVPSSIKIKEIKESLLEIEEIETVHHMHVWALSSTENALTVHIVLKKYIFENNNIETPLQRWERLKLVIRHKLLHHSVHHATLELDADDSLEDEKVH
- a CDS encoding redoxin domain-containing protein: MTIFLRLYSVFENHILKNSVFSFLFLFLLFYSFEGVAQFSTILEGKIAPASSYELVIEYQYQYLTYQPKRQLLTTNEKGEFNFTIPLKKSTWILWKCKDKQGQVYLHVGDSLNMQVELGALPYGTKFSGLGAAENNFLQKWEIEFGNSLKSALYPKKYKNLNEKNFKNEVEKLRKNQFKLLEETIGKKPLSDDFILAMEQKITYENANHLAEYSVLHAFLNDKAPQVLSKEYYSFFEETIIQSPSALNQPAYLRFLRNYLEFRYTQSHKETSLKAYSDLYYPFLFEITENELLGSVQAHAQAILIMELIQLKNKQGNEDVYKNYLEKYLEKHKEDKSASILNQFVEKIEKIQVGKLAPNFSLQDITGATIKLSDFRGKIVYLFFSSLENEFTENHLQGFEYLNNQLDNQTEKKSNEVVFLWVQTSKLTSSISNKKIEEKFKKLNITSLACYFSDTLGYNLNGLPTAFLIDKKGKLAYSTTKLPSDVGLLEDINYLLNNR
- a CDS encoding Crp/Fnr family transcriptional regulator, yielding MRKKTIEFPKCETCPKRTASVFCDLSEEEVETISVNKGCNFYKRGQNLFSEGSRAIGIHCIYEGKVKLTKLGIDGKEQIVKIVSGGDVLGYNSLLSQMPYNVSAEALDDAVVCFLPTSTFSELLDENKDFPRKMMQIMAHDTQDMEKRLTNWMQKSVRERLAEVLLLLHSRYQDKEKPQIIDVRLSREEIANLVGTATESAIRYLSELNTDKIIELKGKQIKILDKEKLIRTANIESV
- a CDS encoding M28 family peptidase — its product is MNLLKIVQSLENKTDQKRFEFIIDFLTENEIKYQIHNYKTGKNIIIKTNENGETDKPYIGISSHFDVVPNSGGANDNATSIAVCLDILMKIKNELNRNPSFLENLDFDITVFIFDEEERQLLGSRAYVMEYGRQEIRKGKLIGLINLEMLGQGDKLALWNLENAINGSKNKETRKLLKTLEKTAKENGIFTKRFDKIVTNSADHVSFRHAKLQDAFTITSISQKDIDISYQYYEAQEKGESFFKLEEIISQAPIFEHYHKPSDVSEHLNERSMQRVSDLIWETLQNF